The following proteins come from a genomic window of Ailuropoda melanoleuca isolate Jingjing chromosome 2, ASM200744v2, whole genome shotgun sequence:
- the LOC117797383 gene encoding uncharacterized protein LOC117797383, whose amino-acid sequence MGTELFLAMPQFLNLEKRRQSCPPPVGFRTQGLGYSRNATVPYPMPCKLLREHCSVPGAQGCPSRFGNPKGKHSPHCGHQDTLNPLLGQGSRGMNHFCVNRRCGEEDRQPASLEVRGEQLAGRGPGAAETESQHHRPHALMMPGPQPAFWKPSRHRDAQAAGPVVQDGIPTGGRKAQQTRAQLWRRNFHRVLARCGWPRACPSSPTWREDVASRPKAACSGFTAWVPEAESRPLAPGGRSY is encoded by the exons ATGGGGACTGAATTATTTCTTGCTATGCCTCAGTTTCTGAATCTGGAAAAACGGAGACAATCCTGCCCACCCCCAGTGGGTTTTCGTACACAGGGCCTTGGGTACAGTAGGAACGCCACTGTCCCCTACCCCATGCCGTGTAAGCTGCTCCGTGAACACTGCAGTGTTCCGGGGGCACAAGGCTGCCCCTCCCGGTTTGGAAATCCAAAAGGGAAGCATAGTCCACACTGTGGGCATCAGGACACTTTGAATCCCCTGCTTGGCCAAGGGAGTAGGGGAATGAATCATTTTTGTGTTAACAGAAGGTGTGGAGAAGAGGACAGACAACCTGCCTCCCTGGAAGTCAGAGGGGAGCAGCTGGCCGGCAGGGGGCCGGGAGCAGCTGAGACAGAATCCCAGCACCATCGGCCACACGCACTGATGATGCCCGGCCCAcagcctgccttctggaagcCATCACGTCACCGGGATGCACAGGCGGCTGGACCCGTGGTACAG GATGGAATTCCCACAGGAGGCAGGAAAGCACAACAGACAAGAGCTCAGCTCTGGAGGAGGAATTTTCATCGTGTCCTGGCTCGGTGTGGATGGCCAAGGGCTTGCCCAAGTTCCCCGACGTGGAGGGAGGACGTAGCCTCACGCCCCAAAGCTGCTTGCTCTGGCTTCACAGCATGGGTACCGGAGGCGGAGAGCAGGCCTCTGGCTCCGGGAGGTCGCTCCTACTGA